CATGAGCCTAACCCTACATGGACTTCTGTGCAACTCTAGTAACATGAAATCTATATCTCtttacaatgaaaaataaaaatcattccCCTCTACTAGTATTAATCTGGATAATGagctatttaatatattaactataatatagtAGTAATATAAACATGAACACTGTTTACCATTTTATCCATCCCACGGGGTCCCAAGCTTGTACGAATCGCATCGGACACAGCTGAAATAAGTGGACAATTATATTTGGTTACATTACAAACCCCagaaaaaattgcaataactGGTGTGGGTGCTTGGCAAACCTTCACTTTGCAGGCCAAAATAGAAttgatatttatcaaaaaatcttgtaaaaatgGACAATTGtgattgtttattaaaaattgactTTAAAAGGGAAAAAGTCACAGagaatttttgatttgtatttttcagcATTGTCTTTGCTTGATATTGACAATGTAATTTgcagacttatttttattgcagacTCGTGTAAACAATTTCTTTCCTCTTATtggtacatttaaaaatgaaacattgaTAATAACACGATTATAGGCTGAAGGATGATAGGATGAAGGAACTAACGGGAATAGGCTCAGATGAGAAATATTGTGATACCTCTCTTGGATGTTCAGAGTTTCCTCAAATCTGATATTACCGTAAGCTATATCTAGCCTCTGTACCATTGGACAATAGTTAAACTAAGGCATGAAAGTTCAATAGGTAGTACTTAAACTAAACTCGATCGGCCGGCAGCGTACCGGAGAATCATCGCTATTATAGCAATAATAGAGGTATATAATGCCATTTAACCCCTACAGAATACGATTTCCATCACCTCAATTgatattgtaacataaaatatataaacaaattagaaaatatcGAATTTGGAGCATTAGTATAAACAGTTGTATGGATACCTTTTGCAGCATTTATATTGCTTAGACGTATATCAGTTGGTTTACTTTTATCTTTATACACTGCCGAATTAACTTTGGCAGAATCACCACCAGCTTTTGGAGCcatgtttatatttgattttatttagattttttaaaacaagagAAGGATTAAACTGGATTATAAATCTcaaaatacgaaaataatttcctCCTCTTTCTTTTCTACTAAACTGTCATTAATGAAGTCTCTGTCAtgtgagtttgtttatttattattgacagTGTCACAtgagtaaatttttttttaggttttcttCAAGATAAAGAAAACATGGAATacggcatattacgcaaagctcagcgcagatggcgctactagtACAattaaggtacacaaacattgccaatggagtcaaaaagcaccaattttcaatattattgcagatttacgaccaaaaataccttttacACAATcatggtgcgagtttaaaggaaaaggGAAgtatttagtggattatcctgaaaataataacactattttaggttatgttctgcattatttggttcATTGTGGTCATAAAcagatataaacttgattttgactgaagaccttgcctgtatgaagtccatattttaataagttatttaataacgtgtgaagtgttccaaGCTTcatttcgaccgtttactagctcgaaaattttacagcgtgaggcgtatcccatagttttcgaagttttttttatctcatagaaaacgatttttcccaatatatcGGCGCCCGAATATGCTATCcgcaaacgaatgcttacagaatgaaaggattaattaagtactctaaataaacgttttaatcgacatagcaaaaggcggcaaagcttttgtgtacctaacatacagtagCGGAATAAATGtgcatatatattatataaaattataataaattctattaaaataaattctccctattaaaataaattttaaaaaatcatacatacaGAAAGTTTTAAgagattttgaatttttggaCAATGAAAACGGAAACACTGAACGTTAATTTCATagtattgtcaaaaaaaactgccagatattataaataacaaacggGGTGAGCTAAATAAAACcgtttaaaaatttcaagtttttgtttgttgacGAACTTCAGTTGTTGCTGTATTTCAAAAGACAGAAAAAGCAACATCGTCGTATTCAGCAGAAGCGTCGAATTTCGGCGGATTAATTAGGTCTTGTGGTCATTTCACTGATACCCCACAATGCtgttgtcaaaaaaatatagatttgattttattttaacttatgaAAAATTCCAGTAtctcatatataaataaaatattctgaaGTAAAAcgaacatttttgaaaatcttcAAGAAATAGTGCGTATTCACGCGTGTTAtagaatagtaaaaaaaaatgtattttttataaaactgtcCGTTTTGTCCACATAATCACGGAGCAAAATTTTCGCGGAATCACCTAATGATCACGCCTGCACCTGTGACTTAAAACAGAAAACACTGGCGTAAAAATTCGTGAAAATtggttaaaaatttataaactacacacttaaataaaatagacagTATTGTATTTTCATCTTGATTATAAAATCCATTTATATTCTAAGGAAAAGCATTAAAAACATTCCACtacacttaaaaataacattattcttaaattaataaatttgtgataatgataaaaagaagaaatacataaacaaagcACGTATCTAAGATCCACAGCTCATACACTCATCTTTATTTTGCAAAGAACATGTTATTGCAGCCATATTGGCATCATCCACTTCAGATTTCCCATTGGTATTTCTAACCTTACTCTTATCTACAGTAAACTGGATAGCATTGGCAGCAGGTTTAGTACGTAAATAATACATTCCAGTCTTCAAACCCATTTTCCatgcataaaaatgtatagacGTCAATTTGCCGTAATTAGGGGCAGCCACATGTATATTGAATGACTGGCTCTGATCTATAAATGCTCCTCTATCTGCGGCCATTTGAATAGTTGTTTTGACTGAAATCTCCCAGACAGTTTTATACAAGTCCCTGATTTCTTTAGGAATAGCctcaatattttgtatagatccattattatgaataatgaGGTTTTTCATGTCTTCATCCCACAAATCTGCTTCTGTTAAATCCCGCAACAAATGATGATTTACCACTTGAAATTCTCCAGACAGTACTCgtctttggtaaatattagaTGTGAAAGGCTCAAATGATTCATTGTTACCAAGTATTTGAGCAGTTGAAGCAGTTGGCATAGGGGCTATTAGAAGTGAATTGCGCAGTCCATGTTTGGCAATTTTTTCCTTTAGTACTTGCCAATCCCAAAGATCTGTGGGAGTTTTGTTCCACATCTCATACTGTAATATACCTTGACTTACAGGACTACCTTCATAAGTTTCATATACACCATATTTTTCTGCCAATTCGCAACTGGCTTCTAAAGcaccataataaatagtttcaaatatttgttgatTCAGTTTAATAGCACTTTCGTTTTCATAAGGAATGCGCATCAATACAAATGTGTCAGCTAAACCCTGCACACCAATCCCAATAGGTCTATGTCTCATATTTGATTTCTTTGCTTCTGGCACTGGATAAAAGTTgacatcaataattttattcaggtTCTGAGTGACAATTTTAGTCACTTCCTTAAgcttaataaaattgtatgttttatcatcattcacaaacatatttaaagcAATGGATGCCAAATTGCACACTGCTGTTTCATCTGCAGATGTGTACTCAACAATTTCTGTACACAAGTTGCTGCACTTAATTGTGCCCAAATTTTTCTGATTACTCTTTCTATTACAGGCATCCTTATATAGCATATATGGTGTGCCAGTTTCAACTTGTGCCTCTATAATAGCTTTCCATAGTATTTGAGCTTTAACTTGCTTGACATAACGTTTTTCctgttcatatttttcatagagTGCCTCAAATTCCTCACCCCAACAGTCTGCTAGTCCAGGAGAATCATGAGGGCACATAAGACTCCAGTCTTCATTTTTCTCAACgcgtttcataaataaatcaggGATCCACAAAGCATAGAACAGTTCTCTTGCTCTGACTTCCTCTTTGCCATGATTCTTTTTCAAATCCAAAAATTCGAATATATCTGCATGCCAAGGCTCTAAGTAGACAGCAAAGGCTCCTGGTCGTTTATTTCCACCTTGATCAACGTATCTGGCAGTGTTGTTGTAAACACGCAACATAGGAACAACACCATTTGAAACTCCATTTGTTCCAGCAATATAGGTCCCTTTTGCTCTAATGCAATGCACATGAACACCAATACCACCAGCTGACTTTGAAATCAATGCACATTGCTTTAAAGTGTCATATATCCCCTCAATGCTGTCATCTTTCATTGCAACAAGAAAACAGGAAGACAATTGAGGTCTTGGGGTTGCAGCAGCAAAGAGAGTTGGACTTGCGtgggtaaaatatttttcagataataaattgtatgtgtCGATAGCAGCATCAATATCTTCACCATGTATTCCAATAGATACTCTCATTAACATATGCTGTGGTCTCTCAACAACCTGAAAGATTGATGGGTATGGAATTTATTATGTGTCTTACAAAATCACATctttacaagaaaataaacaagattCTATGAACATTTCAACTACCCTAATAGAAAAAGTGAGGATGAAGACTCATATATTCTGACTTAAAACAAAGGcttgtgtttttataaattttaagattccTATCTTATTTATACATTGTAGCATATGTTTACCTTATTGTTGATTTTCAGCAAATATGATCGTTCTAGAGTCTTGAATccaaagtaattatatttgaaatctcTATCATACACAATAGCAGAATCCAGTCTTTCCTTATGCTTCATAACAATATTGTAGTGAAATTCAGAAATCATTGGTGATGTTTTCTTGGTATGGGGAttgataatattgtataaatctGTTATAACATCTGaaaatgtgataaatatatcaaattaaaaattaaactaataaattagttaattctcaaattttacaaactgtaatagaaagaaaaacaatagaaGTTAGTAGAATATCATAGTTACCTGAGAAATGTTTTTTAGTTTCCTTATGCAAGTTGGAGATTGCTAATCTAGCAGCTAAAATAGCATAGTCAGGGTGGTCAGTAGTCATTGTAGCTGCTGTTTCTGCAGCCAGATTATCAAGCTCCACTGTTGTTACCCCTGAATATATTCCACTTATCACTTTCAATGTTATTGAAACCTGAAAACATACATTATGTGCTTCAGTActtcaaaaatacattcacAGACACATGATTATTATagcagttaaaaaaaatcaatttcatgTCTCATCCAGCATCTGAACACAAAGAAAGTAAATGTAATAGTTTTGTAAGTAAATGTTGGTTATGCggagataaatatttaccggGTCTACAAAATCCATATTCAGTCCATAACAAAGTTTTTTGATCCTTGATGTAATCTTATCTATATGCACCTCCTCCATTCTGCCTCCTGGTAAGCACataatttttggaaattaataaaaatgttcttgtaagtaaattatcgtaaaaaatacataaatagaataCAAAAGATTCATTCAAGATCAAGAAGCATTATTCTATATCGATAAGGATGGAAAAGTGTACctaataagtaggtaagtaagtTATTCAAAAAACCGTGTCCAACtagcaaaaaatacaaacctaaccaggaaaatatataaacaaatttattgtatttctttCGATGGGTTATCCTATATATCTAGCTGTATTTCCAatggttattaaaattaacggaTTTTATTTCACTCACCTCTCTTATGAACAAATAATTTGTTCATTTTCCCAACCATTGTAAacttgttatgaaattttaaagcgCTTTACTGATATCATGCAAATTTTACAAGAAGTACAATCTAGTAGGTAATTTACTTGGTACAACAAATAGAAGTATTATTAGCAGAAGACaaagtaaaaactaaaataaaataccgaCCAAAGCCACAAATGCAACGCAAATTATGACATTGACAATCAAAATACGCGGGAACGTGAACTGggtttgaatttttttctgaatattGGTAATAGGTATTTCCGTTTATATACAGAAGCGAATAGTTAAAAaccgttatttttttatacgttaACCACCAGATTCTCGGGGATTTCTTGGAAACAtgcaaaacaatgtttttgttgtcaaaatattatgaaaaatgcTTCCCGATAATTTTCATTACGTGGAGAACATTTCCGATTCTTAATGGTTTCCATGCGTTCCGGAAGTTTTCGAGAACCGAAGATGAAACTTGGATGGAAACTTGTCAACTTCTTTCTACCTAGTCAAACAAATTGAATTTCTGACTCATCTgtcacattattttcaaaagtgtcgatcaaaataataaaataatgtagatTTTCACAATACTTTTTAGTatcttttattaatagatGTATGGAAGAGTGCAATGAGAAGCAATTTTCACTATGAAGACTTCTAAATTAGTAATAGATGGTCAGGACTATGACAATCTTTCTTTTGCAATAGGTTTGGGTCTTGCTGTTGcatcaagtttatttattggctCTAgcttcattattaaaaaacttgCTCTTAAAAAACATGTATCTTCTGGTAACGTTAGAGCTTCGGCAGGAGGATATGCATATTTGAAGCAGTGGATGTGGTGGATGGGTCTTGTAACAAGTATGTATCTTGTCATtacatatactatataaataaatcgtttTGTGAGTTCTTAATATTCTGCTTTTAAGTAAAACTTCTAATTATCGTACTGTCATAGTTACAATGTGTTATAAATAGGTcatcaaattatttgtatactCACAAACAATACAAAAGTGCAAACTTGCTCGCACCATTGCACTGCCATCCTATGgcatttgtattattagttCTACGGTAGATATCCATGAACCATGTCAAATCTAATAACATAAATGCATGCTAAAATTACAGACAAAGAAAAGgttatttgtatatgtaatataaatct
This genomic stretch from Plodia interpunctella isolate USDA-ARS_2022_Savannah chromosome 16, ilPloInte3.2, whole genome shotgun sequence harbors:
- the RnrL gene encoding ribonucleoside-diphosphate reductase large subunit; this translates as MVGKMNKLFVHKRGGRMEEVHIDKITSRIKKLCYGLNMDFVDPVSITLKVISGIYSGVTTVELDNLAAETAATMTTDHPDYAILAARLAISNLHKETKKHFSDVITDLYNIINPHTKKTSPMISEFHYNIVMKHKERLDSAIVYDRDFKYNYFGFKTLERSYLLKINNKVVERPQHMLMRVSIGIHGEDIDAAIDTYNLLSEKYFTHASPTLFAAATPRPQLSSCFLVAMKDDSIEGIYDTLKQCALISKSAGGIGVHVHCIRAKGTYIAGTNGVSNGVVPMLRVYNNTARYVDQGGNKRPGAFAVYLEPWHADIFEFLDLKKNHGKEEVRARELFYALWIPDLFMKRVEKNEDWSLMCPHDSPGLADCWGEEFEALYEKYEQEKRYVKQVKAQILWKAIIEAQVETGTPYMLYKDACNRKSNQKNLGTIKCSNLCTEIVEYTSADETAVCNLASIALNMFVNDDKTYNFIKLKEVTKIVTQNLNKIIDVNFYPVPEAKKSNMRHRPIGIGVQGLADTFVLMRIPYENESAIKLNQQIFETIYYGALEASCELAEKYGVYETYEGSPVSQGILQYEMWNKTPTDLWDWQVLKEKIAKHGLRNSLLIAPMPTASTAQILGNNESFEPFTSNIYQRRVLSGEFQVVNHHLLRDLTEADLWDEDMKNLIIHNNGSIQNIEAIPKEIRDLYKTVWEISVKTTIQMAADRGAFIDQSQSFNIHVAAPNYGKLTSIHFYAWKMGLKTGMYYLRTKPAANAIQFTVDKSKVRNTNGKSEVDDANMAAITCSLQNKDECMSCGS